In Treponema denticola, one genomic interval encodes:
- a CDS encoding FAD:protein FMN transferase: protein MFKKTIFFSFLAFYLLLAFSCKPAIKEYSNTWLVMGTVCRVRILTAEPKKKAEEVLEKVYAELTKLDSIFNANTDKVSAENNNLKGLTTVNESELERLNKEAGISPIEVSPELYELLQISLMMAELTDGAFNPVIGPLVKLWNIGFENETVPSQKEIDEILPLLDYKNIILSEGNKVFLQKEGMRLDLGGIAKGYAADKIAKILLEHDIKDFLIDLGGNILASGKNPSGKTWKTALRNPIIGKQNPVISMDLQDASLVTSGNYERFIKKDGILYHHIFDSKTGYPVQNSLNASSIVSESSTLADALSTSSYVLGEEKTRALLQRLVKVDFPLIGRPKTPVCILFYKDNSISVFGNDGITVEIIDRNFFIKK, encoded by the coding sequence ATGTTTAAAAAAACTATCTTTTTCTCATTTTTAGCTTTTTACCTGCTTTTAGCTTTTTCATGTAAACCTGCAATAAAAGAATATTCCAATACTTGGCTGGTAATGGGAACGGTTTGCAGGGTACGCATTCTGACCGCAGAGCCTAAGAAAAAGGCGGAAGAGGTTTTGGAAAAGGTATATGCCGAATTGACAAAACTTGATTCAATCTTTAATGCAAACACCGATAAGGTTTCCGCAGAAAATAATAATCTAAAAGGGCTGACTACTGTAAACGAATCGGAACTTGAGCGCTTAAACAAAGAGGCCGGTATTTCTCCTATAGAAGTTTCGCCGGAATTATATGAACTTTTGCAAATCTCCCTTATGATGGCGGAGCTTACCGATGGAGCTTTTAATCCGGTTATAGGCCCCTTGGTAAAACTTTGGAATATAGGCTTTGAAAATGAGACCGTGCCGTCTCAAAAAGAAATCGATGAGATATTACCGCTTTTAGACTATAAAAACATAATCCTAAGTGAGGGGAACAAGGTCTTTTTACAAAAAGAAGGTATGAGATTGGACCTTGGCGGGATTGCAAAAGGCTATGCCGCCGATAAAATTGCAAAAATACTTTTAGAGCATGATATAAAAGATTTTCTAATAGATTTGGGTGGCAATATCCTAGCTTCAGGTAAAAATCCCTCAGGAAAAACTTGGAAGACAGCCCTAAGGAATCCCATAATAGGAAAACAAAATCCTGTTATAAGTATGGATCTTCAAGATGCTTCACTTGTAACATCAGGCAACTATGAAAGATTTATAAAAAAAGACGGAATACTTTATCATCATATCTTTGACTCAAAAACCGGCTATCCTGTACAAAACAGCTTAAATGCTTCTTCCATTGTAAGTGAAAGCTCTACCCTTGCCGATGCTCTTTCTACATCGAGCTATGTTTTAGGAGAAGAAAAAACAAGGGCTCTTTTACAAAGGTTAGTTAAAGTAGATTTTCCCCTTATCGGCAGGCCTAAAACACCCGTCTGCATTTTATTTTATAAGGATAATTCCATTTCTGTTTTTGGAAATGATGGGATTACTGTTGAAATTATCGATCGTAATTTTTTTATAAAAAAATAA
- the lspA gene encoding signal peptidase II: MSNKKDYYLPFIMTAIVIIVDQISKLLVVQYMEAYQVIPILGDFLNLRLVYNTGAAFSLGAGFDGIVRKALLGILPAMLLFGLIAVLLKSKELSKAQRWFICGIIGGGFGNLIDRFFRPEGVVDFIDVKFFGILGMERWPTFNAADSFIVCCVIGLGINLILQGIKQKKLQDS, encoded by the coding sequence GTGAGCAATAAAAAAGATTATTATCTTCCTTTTATTATGACTGCAATAGTTATTATTGTAGATCAGATCAGCAAGTTACTGGTTGTACAATATATGGAGGCATATCAAGTTATTCCTATATTGGGTGATTTTTTAAATTTACGGCTGGTATATAATACCGGAGCCGCCTTTAGTCTCGGTGCCGGTTTTGACGGTATCGTCAGAAAAGCGCTTTTAGGTATTTTACCGGCCATGCTTTTATTCGGACTCATAGCAGTTCTATTAAAGTCCAAAGAATTAAGTAAAGCCCAGCGATGGTTTATATGCGGTATAATAGGCGGAGGCTTTGGAAACCTTATAGACCGTTTTTTTAGGCCTGAAGGTGTTGTGGATTTTATCGATGTAAAATTTTTCGGCATTTTGGGAATGGAAAGATGGCCGACCTTTAATGCAGCCGATTCTTTTATTGTTTGCTGCGTAATAGGGCTTGGAATAAACTTGATTTTACAGGGTATCAAGCAAAAAAAGCTTCAAGACAGCTAA
- the gatC gene encoding Asp-tRNA(Asn)/Glu-tRNA(Gln) amidotransferase subunit GatC: MEKNDNKISKEVFSTLLYLSRLSLGEEEKIRLSGQVNSLIGYFEILDKFADNNLDSSMYEKHDERALRSSEVKEGLEQRDLKKMTSEYMDNYFRVPKVLGSGA, encoded by the coding sequence ATGGAAAAAAATGACAATAAAATATCAAAAGAGGTCTTTTCAACGCTTTTATATCTTTCCCGATTATCTTTAGGAGAAGAAGAAAAGATCCGCTTATCAGGACAGGTAAACAGTTTGATCGGCTATTTTGAAATATTGGATAAATTTGCCGACAATAATTTAGATTCTTCAATGTATGAAAAGCATGATGAAAGGGCCTTACGCTCCTCTGAAGTAAAGGAAGGTCTTGAACAAAGAGATCTTAAAAAAATGACCTCAGAATACATGGATAACTATTTTAGGGTTCCCAAAGTCTTGGGATCCGGGGCTTAG
- a CDS encoding cyclic nucleotide-binding domain-containing protein: MPKAINYKANSVVYFSGDFDERVFLLNTGSIALTSIDIETGEQVTDYIKTGEFFGVKSALGNYPREESAMVLTDSIVYSFTSKGFEAFAQTNTRIILQMIKVFSRQLRAIHKQLASLLDSEEETNPEEGLFNVMNAFYSSQHYQAAGQVGSRYKTIYPNGKYISEVDQIVRSTAEAAGRSFGNAEGHNNEASFVQPEKPAPVADGTVYLAYNKAEDFLEKGEFEAAYNQYHAVIEAGAGDEITDKAYIGAGKALHAQKEYVRCLQLLTGFISQHPKSLKIGDALMYLGMCYMNMERPDKAIAFFDKAALLSGADIIGKIRELQKECSTRLQGA, translated from the coding sequence ATGCCTAAGGCTATTAATTACAAGGCAAATTCAGTAGTTTATTTCTCCGGCGATTTTGATGAACGTGTTTTCCTTTTAAATACGGGCAGCATAGCTCTTACATCTATAGATATTGAAACCGGAGAACAGGTTACCGACTATATAAAGACAGGAGAATTTTTTGGAGTAAAATCGGCATTGGGTAATTATCCTAGAGAGGAAAGCGCAATGGTTTTAACCGATTCCATAGTTTATTCTTTTACAAGCAAGGGATTTGAAGCCTTTGCACAGACGAATACCCGTATTATTTTACAGATGATAAAGGTGTTTTCCCGCCAGCTTAGAGCTATTCATAAACAGTTAGCCTCTCTTTTGGACAGTGAAGAAGAAACAAATCCTGAAGAGGGCCTTTTTAATGTTATGAATGCCTTTTATTCTTCCCAACATTATCAGGCGGCAGGGCAGGTAGGTTCAAGGTATAAAACTATTTACCCCAATGGAAAATACATCTCAGAAGTAGACCAAATTGTTAGAAGTACGGCAGAGGCTGCAGGCCGCTCTTTCGGAAATGCAGAAGGACATAATAATGAGGCTTCTTTTGTTCAGCCTGAAAAACCGGCACCGGTTGCCGACGGCACGGTCTATCTTGCATATAATAAGGCTGAAGATTTTTTGGAAAAGGGAGAGTTTGAGGCTGCCTATAATCAATATCATGCCGTAATCGAGGCAGGGGCAGGCGATGAAATTACCGACAAGGCATATATCGGTGCGGGAAAAGCTCTCCATGCCCAAAAAGAATATGTGCGCTGTCTACAGCTTTTAACGGGCTTTATTTCTCAGCATCCCAAGTCTTTAAAGATAGGAGATGCCCTTATGTATTTGGGTATGTGTTATATGAATATGGAAAGACCTGATAAGGCGATTGCCTTTTTTGATAAGGCTGCTCTCTTGTCAGGTGCCGATATAATCGGAAAAATTCGGGAACTTCAAAAAGAATGCAGCACTCGGCTGCAAGGAGCATAA
- a CDS encoding class I SAM-dependent RNA methyltransferase: MQKEIVKTKKMVFGASCIASLKDGKTVFVPYSLPDEVLEISIVKEHKNYTEGKIEKILEDSPHRVEPRCPHFYVCGGCNLQTADDKYQHFLRKSMALEALDRALGLYKEKAVFEKQALEKNLFGKSIFVSGPDWDYRARFQFYIDEDGSLSLKENKSYGSVKIKDCPIAVPAIRNLLKSNLKEYTPNSRIHIFSDGEKIFTQDNAKDCEVRLAGKRIKFNPLGFFQSNLEMTEKLINTIFEYAEISNSVLDFYSGVGTFSLFAYDQAKEIHLVEHNKHALAYAQENFLINSSSNGIVREKKENGFPKIFYHALDGKNWAKTKESKLKFDTVFVDPPRSGIDKEALSWFCSSGSRQIFYISCDPVTFARDTANLLVSGYKLEKHFLFDFYPQTHHIETLGIFRKD; the protein is encoded by the coding sequence ATGCAAAAAGAAATCGTAAAAACAAAAAAGATGGTTTTCGGCGCTTCATGTATAGCTTCCTTAAAAGACGGCAAAACCGTTTTTGTTCCCTATTCTCTTCCCGATGAGGTTTTGGAAATTTCCATCGTAAAAGAACATAAAAATTATACCGAAGGAAAAATCGAAAAAATTTTAGAAGACTCTCCCCACAGAGTAGAACCTAGGTGCCCACACTTTTATGTTTGCGGGGGCTGTAACCTCCAAACAGCCGATGACAAATACCAGCATTTTTTAAGAAAAAGCATGGCCCTTGAAGCCCTTGATAGAGCCTTGGGTTTATATAAGGAAAAAGCTGTTTTTGAAAAGCAAGCTCTTGAAAAGAATCTTTTTGGAAAAAGTATTTTTGTAAGCGGCCCGGACTGGGATTATAGAGCCCGCTTTCAGTTTTACATTGACGAGGACGGCTCTCTTTCTTTAAAAGAAAATAAAAGTTACGGTTCGGTAAAGATAAAGGATTGCCCTATTGCAGTACCTGCAATAAGAAATCTTTTAAAATCGAATTTAAAAGAATATACTCCGAATTCGAGAATCCATATTTTTTCGGACGGAGAAAAAATTTTTACCCAAGATAATGCAAAAGACTGTGAGGTAAGGCTTGCAGGAAAAAGGATTAAATTTAATCCCTTGGGCTTTTTTCAATCTAATTTGGAAATGACCGAAAAACTGATAAACACGATTTTTGAATACGCAGAAATTTCAAATTCTGTTTTGGACTTTTATTCAGGTGTGGGAACATTTTCTCTCTTTGCTTATGATCAGGCAAAAGAGATTCACCTTGTAGAACATAATAAACACGCTCTCGCTTATGCCCAAGAAAATTTTTTGATAAACAGCTCATCAAACGGAATTGTCAGAGAAAAAAAAGAAAACGGTTTCCCTAAAATTTTTTATCATGCCTTGGACGGAAAAAATTGGGCAAAAACAAAAGAATCAAAATTGAAATTCGATACGGTATTTGTAGACCCTCCGAGGAGCGGCATCGATAAGGAAGCCCTGTCTTGGTTTTGCTCAAGCGGGTCCCGTCAGATTTTTTATATCTCCTGCGACCCCGTAACCTTCGCCCGCGACACGGCAAACCTTCTTGTATCCGGCTACAAGTTAGAAAAACATTTTCTATTCGATTTTTATCCTCAAACTCACCACATTGAAACACTGGGGATTTTTAGGAAGGATTAA
- a CDS encoding Holliday junction resolvase-like protein yields the protein MIKIILGIFIILIFFLLGMAIGKYKERSLNLKKLNEARKDAVKRSRAVLNGQLSEQLAPFFPDFPADPTEVRFIGKPVDYIAFNGSSQGTITDISFIEIKTGSSALSPVEKALKDAIEKKKIKYIEYRVDFSNK from the coding sequence TTGATTAAGATTATTTTAGGGATATTTATAATTCTAATATTCTTTTTACTCGGTATGGCCATCGGAAAATACAAGGAAAGGAGTTTAAATCTAAAAAAGCTAAATGAAGCAAGAAAAGATGCCGTAAAACGATCCCGAGCGGTATTAAACGGACAGCTTTCAGAGCAGCTAGCTCCTTTTTTCCCCGATTTTCCTGCAGACCCCACAGAAGTACGCTTTATAGGTAAACCTGTAGACTATATTGCCTTTAACGGTTCTTCCCAAGGGACTATTACCGATATAAGCTTTATAGAAATAAAAACAGGCTCATCAGCTTTGAGTCCTGTTGAAAAAGCTTTAAAAGATGCTATCGAAAAAAAGAAGATAAAATATATAGAATATAGGGTAGATTTTAGCAATAAATAG
- a CDS encoding Crp/Fnr family transcriptional regulator produces the protein MSDLFSSFSRFAKSFPKGSLIFAEFEPGSSFYLIQSGRVQLIKIINGFEKNLDILQPGEIFGEMAILDNSPRSASAIAYDDVMALEFNKENFEILMKGNPAIAMRLLKTFVRRIYAQRRRFMILTIEDRPARIADVFLMLDETQPSLDRTTEMRSFDTTIEEVARWAGLSKEETEDSMRKFIDQGRISVYDDRIIVQNMTDLTRYVNTRRSKEQNLYVL, from the coding sequence ATGTCGGATCTTTTTTCTTCATTTTCAAGATTTGCAAAAAGCTTTCCTAAAGGCTCTCTTATATTTGCAGAATTTGAACCCGGTTCATCATTCTATTTGATACAGTCGGGCCGTGTTCAGCTTATAAAGATTATCAACGGATTTGAAAAAAATCTTGACATCTTACAGCCCGGAGAAATCTTCGGTGAAATGGCTATTTTGGATAATTCGCCCCGTTCTGCTTCTGCTATAGCCTATGACGATGTGATGGCCCTCGAATTCAATAAAGAAAACTTTGAAATTTTGATGAAGGGAAATCCGGCCATTGCTATGCGGCTTTTAAAGACCTTTGTAAGGCGTATCTATGCCCAAAGACGCCGGTTTATGATTTTAACCATTGAAGACAGGCCTGCAAGAATAGCTGACGTTTTCTTGATGCTGGATGAAACCCAGCCCAGTCTTGACCGCACCACGGAAATGCGCTCCTTTGATACGACAATTGAAGAAGTTGCCCGCTGGGCAGGTCTTTCAAAAGAAGAAACAGAAGACAGTATGCGCAAATTTATAGATCAGGGAAGAATTTCCGTCTATGATGATAGAATTATCGTACAAAACATGACCGACTTAACGCGGTATGTAAATACTCGACGCTCAAAAGAGCAAAATCTATATGTATTATAA
- a CDS encoding M15 family metallopeptidase yields the protein MKTIFKKKVFVFLLFYIFNLSPALGQNKYRLDIFDIDIDNPWLSLKAIQTSYPDLVKNISFDSEVNDWFINIRNQNLYWAHGRLLLKKDVENWQNWAPAISYFYPDEVQNPKDFSEYLINRLKPEGLIKNRKNMPPPNYTFAMLLFNGRNRKEIIQQLTRFKFLGYDVWVHNRAAAPLKRVQKKIYEVLKTDAEVKKFLKELNQCWSFNWRVIADSGKLSNHSWGSAIDLLPANYRNKKIYWFWEAVRNDFWMKIMPYRRWSPPKAVIEAFESEGFIWGGKWTLWDNMHFEYRPELLYIRNFLLKEEFNEFIAQDTQGLYQRPQIETDKPDKQIPQQLADIFKMAELIKFTSSFSRNILSFYCNSDKTEEDNFEKEENIEEPQEPEYLEEMID from the coding sequence ATGAAAACAATTTTTAAAAAAAAGGTTTTTGTTTTCTTGCTTTTTTATATTTTTAATTTAAGTCCGGCCTTGGGACAAAATAAGTATAGGCTTGACATATTTGATATAGACATTGATAATCCATGGCTTAGTTTAAAAGCTATCCAGACCTCATATCCTGATCTTGTAAAAAACATATCTTTTGATTCGGAGGTAAACGATTGGTTTATAAATATCAGAAACCAAAATTTATATTGGGCACATGGTAGACTTTTATTAAAAAAGGATGTAGAAAATTGGCAAAACTGGGCACCTGCAATTTCCTATTTTTATCCTGATGAAGTACAAAATCCGAAGGATTTTTCAGAATATCTCATAAACCGGTTAAAACCTGAAGGCTTAATAAAAAACAGAAAAAATATGCCCCCTCCAAACTATACATTTGCGATGCTTTTATTTAATGGAAGAAACAGAAAGGAAATTATACAACAACTGACCCGCTTTAAATTTTTGGGCTATGATGTTTGGGTACATAACCGTGCAGCCGCTCCTTTAAAACGAGTTCAAAAAAAAATATACGAAGTCCTAAAAACGGATGCCGAGGTAAAAAAATTCTTAAAAGAATTAAATCAATGTTGGAGTTTTAATTGGAGAGTTATAGCAGATTCAGGTAAGCTGAGCAATCACAGCTGGGGTTCGGCTATAGATCTTTTGCCGGCAAACTATAGAAATAAAAAAATTTATTGGTTTTGGGAAGCCGTCCGTAATGATTTCTGGATGAAGATTATGCCTTATAGAAGATGGTCTCCTCCTAAGGCGGTTATAGAAGCCTTTGAAAGCGAAGGGTTTATTTGGGGCGGTAAATGGACTCTCTGGGATAATATGCACTTTGAATACCGCCCCGAACTCTTATATATTAGAAATTTTCTTCTAAAGGAGGAATTTAATGAATTTATAGCGCAGGATACACAAGGTCTATATCAAAGGCCTCAAATTGAAACGGATAAACCGGATAAACAAATACCTCAACAGCTTGCCGATATTTTTAAAATGGCTGAATTGATAAAATTTACTTCATCATTTTCCCGTAATATACTATCTTTTTACTGTAACAGCGATAAAACGGAAGAGGACAATTTTGAAAAAGAAGAAAATATAGAAGAACCTCAGGAACCTGAATATTTGGAGGAAATGATTGATTAA
- the gatA gene encoding Asp-tRNA(Asn)/Glu-tRNA(Gln) amidotransferase subunit GatA: MITDLTFTQLREKLKNKELSSLEIMRAFKAEYEKDLKHPLPLNGFIEFFEDAEENAKKADELIAQGCSFDDKPLLGLPIAVKDNISMIGKLCTCCSRSLQGYYAPYNATVIERLLAAGAVLMGRINMDELAMGSSTEFSCYGPSRNPVDRARTPGGSSGGSAAVVAGNQAPFSLGTETGGSVRLPASYCGIYGLKPTYGLLSRYGVAAFSSSLDQVGLFGKEINDIALGLAVMAGKDKKDETSEDADLSSLLKLSSYSKEEFASLRFAIPKEFLNTKGLDADVKKVFDDICLWIEKNGAKLEEVSIPVLEASIPTYYTLALSEGASNLSRIDGIRFGLRKDVGKGNDELYIQTRSEGFGPEVKRRIITGNYVLSKEFSGDCYEKSLNVRSKIEQGVNEVLEKYDFIICPTAPAPAFKLNEKIDDPIAMYLSDLFTTFVNLARVASLSVPAGKTKDGLPVGIQFCGKRFSEERILKLAKTWEEQNA, encoded by the coding sequence ATGATAACCGACTTAACATTTACACAATTACGTGAAAAATTAAAGAATAAGGAGCTTTCTTCTCTCGAAATTATGAGGGCTTTTAAGGCTGAGTATGAAAAAGATCTAAAACATCCTCTTCCCTTAAACGGATTTATCGAATTTTTTGAAGATGCTGAGGAAAATGCTAAAAAAGCCGATGAACTCATTGCTCAAGGCTGCTCTTTTGATGATAAACCTCTTTTAGGTTTGCCGATTGCAGTAAAAGACAATATTTCTATGATAGGCAAATTATGTACATGCTGCAGCCGCTCATTGCAGGGTTATTATGCTCCTTATAATGCAACAGTTATTGAGCGCCTTTTAGCTGCCGGTGCTGTTTTAATGGGTAGAATAAATATGGATGAGCTGGCTATGGGATCTTCAACGGAATTTTCATGTTATGGGCCTTCGCGTAATCCTGTAGATCGGGCAAGGACTCCCGGAGGGAGCTCGGGCGGTTCAGCCGCTGTTGTTGCCGGAAATCAAGCTCCTTTTTCTTTGGGCACTGAAACAGGGGGCTCTGTACGCCTTCCTGCTTCCTATTGCGGTATTTACGGACTTAAACCTACATACGGCCTTTTAAGCCGGTACGGCGTTGCAGCTTTTAGTTCATCTTTAGATCAAGTAGGTCTTTTTGGAAAAGAAATAAATGATATAGCCCTAGGTCTTGCTGTAATGGCAGGAAAAGATAAAAAAGACGAAACCTCTGAAGATGCAGACTTATCGTCATTGCTAAAACTATCGTCTTACTCAAAAGAAGAATTTGCCTCGTTAAGGTTTGCAATACCGAAAGAATTTTTAAATACTAAAGGCCTTGATGCGGATGTAAAAAAGGTTTTTGATGATATTTGTCTTTGGATTGAGAAAAATGGTGCAAAGCTTGAAGAGGTTTCAATTCCTGTTTTGGAAGCTTCAATTCCTACCTATTATACTCTTGCTCTTTCTGAAGGTGCAAGTAATCTTTCCCGTATAGACGGTATAAGATTCGGGCTTAGAAAGGATGTAGGAAAAGGAAATGATGAGCTCTATATTCAGACTAGAAGTGAGGGCTTCGGGCCTGAGGTTAAAAGGCGAATCATAACAGGTAATTATGTACTTTCAAAGGAATTTTCAGGTGATTGTTATGAAAAAAGTTTAAATGTCCGTTCTAAGATAGAACAAGGAGTAAATGAAGTTTTGGAAAAATATGATTTTATCATTTGTCCGACAGCTCCGGCTCCGGCTTTTAAACTTAACGAAAAAATTGATGACCCCATAGCCATGTACCTTTCCGACCTTTTTACAACATTTGTAAATCTTGCTCGAGTTGCCTCCCTTTCAGTACCGGCAGGAAAGACCAAGGACGGACTTCCGGTTGGAATTCAGTTTTGCGGTAAAAGATTTTCGGAAGAGCGTATTTTAAAACTTGCAAAGACTTGGGAGGAACAAAATGCTTAA
- a CDS encoding PHP domain-containing protein codes for MVDLHTHSTASDGTFTPAELAAAVKEAGISAFALTDHDILSGLDEAAAEAKRQGIIFIRGVEISVKWSPGELHLLGLDLRKDSRELNMLLQDLQDERINRNQRMAEKLKKAGFDISYEKVRDFAGGDQGLGRPHFAAYMAAHKMVKKNQDAFDKYFAKGRPFFEEKENADLAAAISAVKSAGGIPVLAHPMSLYLSWSSLPDVIADFKRQGLVGLEAWNSSTKYNDCKRLEKLAASLDMPITAGSDFHGSIRKDRKLGTTSKNGIKIEDRFYENLRALHPDLPPLQDSQAN; via the coding sequence ATGGTGGACTTACACACTCATTCAACGGCATCGGACGGCACCTTTACCCCTGCGGAACTTGCCGCAGCCGTTAAAGAGGCAGGCATTTCAGCCTTTGCCTTAACCGATCACGATATTTTAAGCGGACTCGATGAAGCTGCTGCAGAAGCTAAAAGGCAGGGTATAATTTTTATACGCGGTGTCGAAATTAGCGTTAAATGGAGCCCCGGAGAGCTCCATTTACTGGGCCTTGATTTGCGTAAAGATTCCCGTGAGCTTAACATGCTCTTACAGGATCTGCAGGATGAAAGGATAAACAGAAATCAAAGGATGGCCGAAAAATTAAAAAAAGCCGGCTTTGATATTTCTTATGAAAAGGTAAGAGATTTTGCGGGCGGAGATCAGGGCTTGGGCCGCCCCCATTTTGCGGCCTACATGGCAGCTCATAAAATGGTCAAAAAAAATCAGGATGCCTTCGATAAGTATTTTGCAAAGGGAAGGCCTTTTTTTGAAGAAAAAGAAAATGCAGACCTTGCAGCGGCAATTTCTGCCGTAAAATCTGCAGGAGGGATTCCCGTTTTAGCTCATCCTATGTCCCTGTATTTGTCTTGGTCTTCCCTTCCCGATGTTATAGCCGATTTTAAAAGACAGGGCCTTGTGGGGCTTGAAGCTTGGAATTCTTCGACAAAATACAATGATTGTAAAAGGCTTGAAAAACTGGCGGCATCCCTCGATATGCCCATAACTGCCGGAAGCGATTTTCACGGCTCAATCCGAAAGGACAGAAAACTCGGAACAACTTCAAAAAACGGTATAAAGATTGAAGACAGGTTTTACGAAAATTTACGGGCACTCCATCCCGACCTTCCGCCTCTGCAAGATAGTCAGGCTAATTAG